TTAGTTTGAAAATCCCAGACAGGTTGACCCCTAGGCAGGTCGAGTTGATTGAAGAGTTTAATCGAATTGAGTTGAACCAGGGAAGGGACGACACCGCGGAGAAGGCCAACCTGGGTAACAGCGGTAATGGTGGTAGTTACAGTAGCGGTGGCAGCAGTAGCGGCAGTGGTAGCAATGGAAGCAATGGCAGCAGTGGCAGCAGTGGAAACAGTGGCAGCAGTGACAACGGTGCCAGTGTATGCACCTCCCGTGAAGCAGGAGCCGCCAAGGGGGCGGAGAATCACGTCCCGGAACCGCCACCCATctcgcagaaaaaaaaaaacaacgtcAACAACTGGGAGGGAAAGAACGACTCCAACGTGCCTATTCCGCCACCCCCTCCGAAATCGACGAGGCAAGGTGCGGAGGCCCACCGTGGAGAAGCACACAGAGATGTGAACAAAGACACACGACTGCACAACAATATGAATACGGCGCACTACAATGGGGGCGACTCTGCAAGGTATAGGGGCAGCTTCGACCAGTCCACCACGACCAGTAGCAATATGAGCACGAAGAAGGCAGGTAACTCGTCCTATAAGATGGCCGACACAGCGAATAGGGATAACTCCTCCGGTGTAGGTGCCCCCCCCGATAACACAATCAGCGGTAGTAACCAGTCGACCGATTCGTACCAGTCGGCTGATTCGTACCAGGCGGGCGGGACGGACGCGAGAGGGGGGAATTCCTCCTTCACCTTTTCCTGTGCCAAGAAATGGATATCAGACAAGCTGAGACCCAAAAGTTAGGGTTCCCCTTTGCCTTCTTTGTCCATCCgccctcccccatttttgtttttaaccCCTCCAACTCCTCAAATGTGCCACCGTGGCGCACACGTACATGTCCCCATGCACATGAGTTTATATGTTTACGTATGTGTATGCCTTCGCTTGACTGCGCTTGCCCTCGCGTGCCCATTCTGactgcttttaaaaaacaccCATGTGAAGTAACAAACGGCGAAAGAGccttccttttaaaaaggaagtgacCGACCCTCCCAATGCGACGCCTTCGGCGGTTGGCGGAGAAAGCGGCGTGAGGAATGCCGACATGGAGGGGGAGCACGGTGATATGTATGGAAAGCATATTCGTGTGAGTGCTTGCCCAGGTGAAAATTAATGGGCCACATGATGACATATActgtggtgaaaaaaaaaaaaaaaaaaaaaaaaaaattaacgcaTGTACGAATGTATGAATGTACGAGTGTACGGATGTACGAACTGAATAAGTTTCTAAAAGTGACCCCAAATGGGCAATCAAaatgagggggaaaaggcCGAGGCGTGGTACCCCCCGGAGCGTACGGCCCCCAGGGGGTGGAAGACGTTCCTTCGGATGATGTGTTCGATATACAGCTTGTAGAGGGAAGACACAAAAACGAAGACACCACAGAATGATACGCAAACTAAGTAATCAAAGTAGGACTCCGGGTTCCTATAACCACTATGCAAAACGGATAACATGAAGCCATTCAAATCTAACGTTAtgaattttctcccctccttAATTTTAGCAACTACTTTATCAGCCGCATAATCTGAATCCACAGTGCTCGTTAAATCTTCAATCCTTTTCGTGACAGTaggtttttttaaattctccAATACATACCCTGGTGTTTGAATGGATGGGAGAAAGGCATTTGCAAAATGCACATTGTAGTGCTTTAACTCCTGGTCcaaaatgtatgtatatgtccACATACACGTTTTGCTCATTAAATAATAGGAATAACCATAAATAGGATAAAGAGCTCCTTCAGaattaacaaataaaataaatccctttcttttcttcttcatgttAGTAATAACTCTCGAGATGACATCAATGTTGCCATAAATATTTGTGTTTACTGTGTATAGCAGATCGTACATTTGAAgcttattattttcttctgtgCAGACATAGGCAGCGTTACATATGAGGACATCCACATCGTTTAACGTTTGATCTTTCTCTTGCTGAGTGTCGAGGGGGTGATTCCTCCTTCTTTGGCTACTTCCCATCGATTGCTCTCCCCCTTGatccttttctttatctaTACTGTTATTCGTTCGTACATTTTGGAACGCTTCATTGATCGATTCCTTCATGCCGATGTCGCATTTAACTATATTTATTTGGAGATGATCCTTATGGGATTTTTGTATGCTAAGTTCTTGTAGTAAAACTTCCTTTGCTGTGCGTAGCTTGGCGGTGTTCCTCGACATGATGGTTAGGGTGCGGGGGTTTTCCCGGACGATTCGCTTGGCTAGCGAGAGGCCCAGGCCTTCGGACCCACctgagggggaggaagacattggaggggggggatgaACGCTTGCCACGCGAGGCGGCCATACTGAGCACGCACCCGTCGCACGCGGCCTATTCACACGCCGCCAATCCACGCGCCGCCAATCCACACGCCGCCAATCCACACGCCGCCAATCCACACGCCGCCAATCCACACGCCGCCAATCCACGCGCCGCCAATCCACGCGCCGCCAATCCACGCGAACTTACCCACTATACATACGTGCTTCCCGTCGAAGGCCCAACTCACGTCACCCGACCCGTTCCCCCCGCGGTACCTAAACTTAAAGGCCAAATAAATGAGCCCCAAAAGGGTCAGGTAAAATATCACTGCGATATTCAAGCACCTGTCTAACGGAACGTAGTAGTTCACCGCACGCAAAATTAGCAGCAGTTCGAAGTATATGTATTTCTTCACGTAATTGAGCATTTTGTATAGAGTGGAAGGTTCGGGAAAaggtgcaaaatggggactCTAGTGGGGCTGGTCAGGTGAAGCCACACTTCCGGACCTATTCGGCTCACCCTTCTTTTCCgtgaaaatgggaaaatatgTGTTGGGGTGGCTCCTGCGTGGCGCTGACAGCCCTACGCTTTGGTAGTTGCACGGATTTGGGAGTTTCTCCTCGTTCTTTCTCCGCTCTGTCGCCGCTATGTTGCCTCTCTGTAGCCGCTCTGTTACCGCTCTGTAGCCGCTCTCCCTGCGTACTCTCTCCGATTTAccccccttctttttgctcGCCTTCCTCTTCAAACCACTCGATTTGCATGCGAGTTAGGTTTCCCTCGCGAgtcaacaaatttttttttattctctcaCTCGTTGCACTTCCTCGTGTGTAATTTTGGCCACTTCGCAAACCTAATATGTCATCAATTAACCCACGCGCGTTTTGTTCTCCTGGCCTAAATTGAGAACACGGGGTGGGCTATGCACAATGCAGtattgtttttccccccatgcgGCTTGCAGCGGGCTCCTGTGAACCGTTCTTTGGAGGGTCAGCAACAGGGAGGGTCCTCAACATGGAGGGTTCGCAACATGGAGGGTCCTCAACATGGAGTGCCCTCAACAGGGAGGGTTCGCAACATGGAGGGTCCTCAACATGGAGtgcccccccacacacacctgCTAAAAAATTCATGCCTAAACGTACACTCATGTGGGCAAATGGATAAGCGGTTGaagtttttcccttttggttGGTCAACAAAAATTGTGTCCTCTTAAAAAGGATGCCAATCTACGAGGGTTACCTCGCTTGGGCCGACGCTACTCAAGTAGGTATATAGACGTTCTTTCTCTCTTGCGAAACGCTAGACGTATCATCTTTAGCTTTTAGAAGCTGTTCTACCTGTGTGCTCCCCAGCGCAGGGCAGCCCACCCCTTCCACTTCCTCACAGGGTAAAGCCACTCCTGAAGCAACACCGCTAGTTTGCTTTTGCCAAATGGCGACATTCCTGCCTGTCGAGTGTACCTGTCGAGTGTGCCTGTCGAGTGTGCAGTCGAGTATGCCTGTCGAGTGTGCCTGTCGAGTGTGCAGTCGAGTGTGCAGTCGAGTATGCCTGTCGAGTGTGCCTGTCGAGTGTGCAGTCGAGTGTGCTTGTCGAGTGTGCATGTCTCCCACGGCAGAGTGGCACTTCAAGAACGCAATCAAAGTGGTGAACATCATCAGTTTgagttataaaaaagaaaaaaaaaattcaaattagAGAGATAGCGAAGAAGAGCAGAGTAATGAGGATAAAACAGAAAGGTGTTAAAGAAAGGGTTCCCTctgttttacattttattttattattttattttaaNNNNNNNNNNCTACTCCCTCACCGCTTCGCCTCTACTCCCTCACCGCTTCGCCTCTACTCCCTCACCGCTTCTCCGTCAGGCTGCGGATGGACCGGATCAAATACTTGCAGTTGTCCACGAGCAGCTTGTTAAGTGGGATGATCTCTATAATGGTGTAGTTCTTCTTCAGCTCATCCATGTGTGACGTCATGTAAGCCTtgatgcgaaaaaaaaactcattcAGCTTGACCTTCTCAATGAGGTCGAAGTTCTCAATATTTTCCTGCGTGACGTACTCCTGCCTGAGGGCCATGAACTCGTCAGCGGACAAGCCGTTCATGATAGTACGAGCACATCCAGCAAAGGCAGAGGCCCTCAAGGAATCCGTGCTGTCTGTAATTTTAAGATTAATGGAGTAGTTATATATGGGggtgttatttttgttgcaTTTGGCACAGTACATAGATTGGTCCATCATTTGGGAGGAATTAATAtcgtcctcttcctcctccacgaCATttgtaatcatttttttattgcaatcCGGACAAGCCGAGTACACAGGGATGGAGTTATAAATATGATCGATGAAACCAAAAGTCGTAAAAACGATTCCTTTTCCTGATAAGGCATCTTCATTAGCCAAATTAacatcctttttaatttcttcaataGTTTTTTGTAACTCGATATGGAAGCTATTCGTATTCACATTCACCGAGCTGTAAAGGTTCTGTTTGTTACTACTCCACCAAGTCTGTAGCACATGGGTTCTCTCAATTTCTGGATTCACGTCAATCTTTGTCTTTGGGTGGGACTCcagtttttttccctgccaCTCACCAACTTTTAAATACTTAAAGCAGATTATGCTGTTATCTCTTAGATGCACTTCTTCAATTTTCAAAGCATGTTCTCCCCACAGAGTTACATTAATCGTTTCGTTGCTATCATCTATCAGAATTAGATCCCTTTTCTCTTTATATtgtcctgttttttttatcaatatttGCATCGTTTCTTGGAAGCTGAATACTACTCCTATCACATCTACTAGCGAACCtgtattcatattttttatagtatCTATAGatgcaaaattgtaaataaatttggggatattatcattttcttccaacAGTTCGATAATTGAATTTTCGTCTAGCGTAATTTCACAGTCATGTTTTAAtgtattaaattttttgttagcTGCCTTGACATTTcctttacttattttatatatttttcctactTGGAGATAGTCATACCATTTGTCCACTGCTTTTCCAAAAAAGTttgcttttatttctccATCTTCATCACACAATTCGATGTTGAATACCTTCCCTTCTTTGTTTCCTGAGTAGAACCTTCTCACATTATCCTTAGACTGAACCCTTGCCTTGATTATCCATTTGGATGAATACTGGGACAgcttatttatttgcattaaAATGccatcatttatttttattactggATTGTTGGTTTGTTGGTAGGGGGCGCATTTCCTGCTATTCCTACTGGAGGTATTTTCTTTCAGCATGCTCTTTGTGTCGCTCCTCCTCTCCGTGGGGTACTCCTCCATATCGTTTAGTGTTTCCTTCGTTTCTTGCAGACTTCCCATGCTTTCGCTCCTTGCCTTCTTGCTCGGTTCCATCCCTCCCCGGTGACCACTTCCGTTATTATCATTGCCTCCGCTTCCTACACCGGATGGGCCGTAATTGCTCCCCCCCCTATGACCGTAACCTCCTCCACTGGTTGCCCCCTCAGAAGGAACATACCTCTCATGTATCGCCTCTTCGCTCCTACTAAGCTTCGCCACCTCTCCATTGTAATTCCTAccatttcttcccccttcatCCATTTTCGTACCCACCTCATTCGAGtttcctcctccgcttccATTCCCGTGTGGAGCTCCCATCCTTCCGTAATACGTCTCATCGTCCACACTTCTGCAGTTACCCCCCTCTTCTGCATCACGTGGTGGGGGGTAGCTATAGTAGTCATGCGCCCCGCTTGCGTTCTTGCTCATGTTGCTGTTCCCCCTGCCACTTTGATAATAGCTCCTCTCTTCGGGGGGGCCCCTCTCTGGGTTATTCCCAGTGGGGGTATACCGGCCCTTGTACTCCCCGGCGGTGGCTGCCCTCGGCCCAGCTGCCCCCAATCCAGCTGCTCCCAACCCAGCTGGTCCCTCCTCCATTTCCCCCTCGTACATATAGGCGTTCGTGTTGCTCGTGCGCGCCTTGGGGTGACTTCTACTAATGCTTTCCCCCAAAGGGGGTTCTTCTCTGTACACGCTTGAGCCCATGGGGGGGCCGACTCCGGGATCGTAACTGCTGCCGCTTCTGCCGTTGTTCAGCTCTCCTGCGATGTTATGCGTCCTGCTCTTACCGCTGCTGTAGTGGTTCTTTCCATAAGCGCTATTTGCGCTATTTGCGCTATTTGCACCATTTCCACTATTTGCACCATTTGCGCTGTTGGGGTCATACCCAGCGGTGTTGTTTCGATTGCTGTAGGGCTGGCCCGCCCTCTGCGAAGTGGGGTCCTTTTGGTGCGAGAGAGATGTGGCCTCGCGGGGGTTCCTTTCCAATTCGTTTGCACCGTACGGGAGATAGTCGCGACCGGTGGAACTCTCGCCATGCGCGAACTTGGCCGTGCTGGGGGGGTCATTCAACCTTTCGGGGAAttgcttcccccttcccTTATCTTCTGCCATTCTGCCGTGGTGGTAGTTTTGCGGGGCGTCCCTATACGGCGGCCTCTCCCCATAAGGGGGTTTATCCCCGTAGGGTTGCTTCTCTCCGTAAGGGGGGTTATCCCCGTAGGGTTGCTTCTCTCCGTAAGGAGGTTTATCCCCGTAGGGTTGCCTCTCCCCGTAAGAGGGTTTATCCCCGTAGGGAGGCCTCTCCTCATATGCAGCACTGCTATTCTTGGGCACCGGCTCCTTGATCAAATTTTCTCCCGACACTCGTTGATACCTGTCATAGCTGTCAGCTCTGGTGTCCCCTTCCTGGCGATCACTCAATTTGGAATAGCTAGCTGGCGGAATGGCAGTATTACTGTATTCTGCCCCTGCTCCTGCTCCTGCCCCTGCTCCTGCCCCCGCCCCTGCGCTCCCTCCACGGGGGTAATAATTACTCTCCCTCGTTTTGCTCTCATTTCCATGCTCACTTGAATAGCGGGAAATCATGTTGCTAGTTCTGGCTCTCCCTTCTCCATTGTATTCGCTGACAGGTCTAGATCCCCCATCCTTAGAAGCGTTTTCAGCTTTTGTGTTCAGCAACAAGTAGGATATACTCTGAAGCTGGTATCTCCTAAACAGGTCCTCAATATCGAAATAATCTACACTCATAAGGACCCGaagtttttttgttaatataaaaagcTTTCCATAGTAATTTGtgatggaaaatttttctatagctattaatttttttacataagaTATAGGTGCAGTGGTCATACTTGCTTCTTCCGTCCCCACGTGTACAATGGCATAGTACTGTGGTGGGATGGTGCCATCTatcacttttaaaaaaatttgatttgCCCCTGCATTCATTTGACTGAAACATATTAATGTTACCTGTGAGGTTAACCAACCTATGCTTTCTTCTGAGCTGGGttctgtaaaaaatttgtatataaagTCAGGCGTTGCCTTGGACAGAATTTCTTCGttcctgttcattttggctTACACTGCTgtgggtggtggtggtggtaaTGCTAGCTGGTCGGAGCGCGAACGATATTTCGATTGTCCACTTTGTTGGGCAGTGGTGATTGTGGCGGCACCGGGGTGGACTCGAGGTCTACACTTCCCGACCAGGGTGCGCGCTCATCCCACGGGCACTCCTCGGGCATTTGCCCAACCACACACAGCATGCAGATGCACACACagcatacacatgcacacagcatacaaatgcacacagaatacacatgcacacagcatacacatgcacacagaatacacatgcacacacaacaTACAAATGCACACAGCATACACAACTATCGCGCGACTCACATGGATGCACACAACGCACTGAAGAAAGGCCCAATTGAGAGAGATCGCGGAGGGGAAAGAATCCACAAGAGCGTCCACCTAGCGTTGTTTAGCCATCTCCCCTTTCGCGAGcgaaacggggaaaaaaggcgCGGAACAAAAATGTCTTATTCCCCTTTCGCCTACCCCActtgctttcccttttcttcaaGCAGCGGCATGCAGGGGggtgtatatacatgtgcaggGGCAGGCCCACTCGCACCTGCACAAGCGGGTGGTTAAACCTGCTCGCGCACTTTCACGCGTACACTCACACGAACATACATACGTCCATCCATGCATACGCACGAACTATTAAAGTGACcttaaaagtgaaaaaatggctTCCTCCTACTTGGTCAGATAATgtcacaaaattttgatcaAATGGGCTCCTCCTCCTGATTGGGTGGGCTTCCTTCTTATcactgtttctttttttcttcaccccaTTTGGAGTTTCTGAACGTGGCCTTCCCCTCTTTCTCGACTGCGTCGCTATTCAGgtggtaactttttttttttttttttttttttaaacacatgAATAAAACTACCCCCACCTGCTGTGTACGCCCACTCCTCATGacacacatatacgtatgtacgtgAAAGGAATGACGGGGAAAACTGTGTCGCCTTTTTTAGGGGCACAGAGAGGAAGGGGCTTTCATACACTTGccattttgtcaattttgccTCTTTAAAATTGTTAGCTATAAGAACCGGTTTtgcttaaaagaaaatattttcctttcgaGTGGAAAATCACTATCACGGAGTGGTGGGCACACCACCTGGGGTAGACTGCCGTTTGTTCTTTTGCGACCGCGGGTGGGCTTTCATGTGGGGTCGGTCATGAGGGGAGTGAAGCTGGATGGGGGCGGCAGTACAGATTCAGTTCTCTCCGCTTCCCCCCGCTTGGACAAGTATCGTATTGCCCCCCATCCAGGAGTTCCTTGAGAAAGACCCCCGGTGCGCGAACCCTAAGTAGGTAAGGCATCCCCCGAGGGGTCCGCCAACAGGATGCgcacaacaaaaaaggaaggccaCCAATTCGAGTAAAACCAAATTAACACATGGTGGGGAGAATGCTCAAGTTCAAGTACACCtggacaaattttttctccctgtgtgaataaataattcagAGTGACCTCCGATAAAGTGGctcttcccccatttggtggTGATCCCTCCCCTGGTCGATCGCACCGAAGGCTCACGGCGGTAATGGTTTATAATGCCGCCCAGCTGCACCCTCCTCCTGTTTCTCTTAAGCTTGCTTACTCGTGTCAGCACTATacagtgggaagaaaaatttgtaaagGTACTCCTACTGGATTGTACGATTGGGAAGGACCTTCCTCGGGTCGTTCGAACAACAATATGGTTAACTCAACACGAATACTTATGTGCCTTTACCCATTCGTCCCATCTCCTCCTGTACTCCCCTTTCAGTACCCAAGCTTCATTTTCTCTCAGCAGAAAATTTCACAGTGCACTAAACCCACAAGCCGACTGTGCCTCCACCTGAACAAACCATCCCAAAACAAATTCGAActgataagaaaaaaattagaaggCATAGGAGTGTTTCAAAAAGACATCGAAGAAAGTTTCGTCAAGGGCACGGGAAAAGGCGGGCAGAAGGTTAACAAAACGAATAACTGCGTCATGATAAGATATGACAgcggggagggggagaaaatagTAATCAAATGCCACAAGTACAGGTTAGGAGGGCGAacggggaaaaggaaagagcgggaaaaatgaacaaaagcAACTTTGATAATTCGCCTTTGGAATTGCCAGACAGGCTGCCCAGCATCTCCCGTCTTATCCATTTATTCCCAACTCTGTTTACGCCTCAGTTGTTTTTCACGAATATGTacgtgtatgtgtgtgtatatatctacatatttatacatttacgtatttttttttttttttccattttggctacCTCCACCGGCACGCAgatgtttacaaaaaaacagaatatACGCACGGGAGCTGCTGTACGATAAAATTACTTCCATTAGGGACAACCTGGAGGATGCTATTACTCACGAAATTGAAGTAAGTCTTTCCACACACgttctttccttttgctcGAGCATTTAAGATAGTCGCAATTGTGTGAATGGTCTGCATGGTCTGTATGGCCTGCATGGTCTGCCTGGTCTGCGTGCCCGGCGAGTGTTTCACGTTTGTTCACCCCCTCCTACGTAATGGCATGGCAAACCAagcacacaattttttttttttttttttttttttttccaaaaaccACACCCGCAGAAGGAAAAGCGAAGAGTATTAAAACCGACGGATAGGGAAAAGAGGGAGTCAATAAATTATAAGAAACGCAGATCGGAAGTGAAAAACAATCGGCAAAAGAGTTTTCGCTATGAGGATGACATTGGTTGAAATTTCTTCAATTACgtgtcatttatttttttggtccTTTCCCCCGAGCGTGTGTATAAGTGGTTAAAATGGTGTTTCTCCCTCTGTGGCAACGTTTGCATGAGGTGAATTTtatctccccattttgtccctTCAAATGAACATACACTTTTTTGTGGCTTTACTTTACCCTTTTCGAAATTTACGTTGCGAGTATTTGACCCACTTGGTGGACCGTCACCGCCACCCGCTGGTGGTGTTATGATGCCGCTTCGAATGGTCA
This sequence is a window from Plasmodium cynomolgi strain B DNA, chromosome 3, whole genome shotgun sequence. Protein-coding genes within it:
- a CDS encoding NAD(P)-binding protein/reductase (putative), which encodes MLNYVKKYIYFELLLILRAVNYYVPLDRCLNIAVIFYLTLLGLIYLAFKFRYRGGNGSGDVSWAFDGKHVCIVGGSEGLGLSLAKRIVRENPRTLTIMSRNTAKLRTAKEVLLQELSIQKSHKDHLQINIVKCDIGMKESINEAFQNVRTNNSIDKEKDQGGEQSMGSSQRRRNHPLDTQQEKDQTLNDVDVLICNAAYVCTEENNKLQMYDLLYTVNTNIYGNIDVISRVITNMKKKRKGFILFVNSEGALYPIYGYSYYLMSKTCMWTYTYILDQELKHYNVHFANAFLPSIQTPGYVLENLKKPTVTKRIEDLTSTVDSDYAADKVVAKIKEGRKFITLDLNGFMLSVLHSGYRNPESYFDYLVCVSFCGVFVFVSSLYKLYIEHIIRRNVFHPLGAVRSGGYHASAFSPSF
- a CDS encoding replication factor a protein (putative) — encoded protein: MNRNEEILSKATPDFIYKFFTEPSSEESIGANQIFLKVIDGTIPPQYYAIVHVGTEEASMTTAPISYVKKLIAIEKFSITNYYGKLFILTKKLRVLMSVDYFDIEDLFRRYQLQSISYLLLNTKAENASKDGGSRPVSEYNGEGRARTSNMISRYSSEHGNESKTRESNYYPRGGSAGAGAGAGAGAGAGAEYSNTAIPPASYSKLSDRQEGDTRADSYDRYQRVSGENLIKEPVPKNSSAAYEERPPYGDKPSYGERQPYGDKPPYGEKQPYGDNPPYGEKQPYGDKPPYGERPPYRDAPQNYHHGRMAEDKGRGKQFPERLNDPPSTAKFAHGESSTGRDYLPYGANELERNPREATSLSHQKDPTSQRAGQPYSNRNNTAGYDPNSANGANSGNGANSANSANSAYGKNHYSSGKSRTHNIAGELNNGRSGSSYDPGVGPPMGSSVYREEPPLGESISRSHPKARTSNTNAYMYEGEMEEGPAGLGAAGLGAAGPRAATAGEYKGRYTPTGNNPERGPPEERSYYQSGRGNSNMSKNASGAHDYYSYPPPRDAEEGGNCRSVDDETYYGRMGAPHGNGSGGGNSNEVGTKMDEGGRNGRNYNGEVAKLSRSEEAIHERYVPSEGATSGGGYGHRGGSNYGPSGVGSGGNDNNGSGHRGGMEPSKKARSESMGSLQETKETLNDMEEYPTERRSDTKSMLKENTSSRNSRKCAPYQQTNNPVIKINDGILMQINKLSQYSSKWIIKARVQSKDNVRRFYSGNKEGKVFNIELCDEDGEIKANFFGKAVDKWYDYLQVGKIYKISKGNVKAANKKFNTLKHDCEITLDENSIIELLEENDNIPKFIYNFASIDTIKNMNTGSLVDVIGVVFSFQETMQILIKKTGQYKEKRDLILIDDSNETINVTLWGEHALKIEEVHLRDNSIICFKYLKVGEWQGKKLESHPKTKIDVNPEIERTHVLQTWWSSNKQNLYSSVNVNTNSFHIELQKTIEEIKKDVNLANEDALSGKGIVFTTFGFIDHIYNSIPVYSACPDCNKKMITNVVEEEEDDINSSQMMDQSMYCAKCNKNNTPIYNYSINLKITDSTDSLRASAFAGCARTIMNGLSADEFMALRQEYVTQENIENFDLIEKVKLNEFFFRIKAYMTSHMDELKKNYTIIEIIPLNKLLVDNCKYLIRSIRSLTEKR
- a CDS encoding polypeptide chain release factor 2 (putative); the encoded protein is MVGRMLKFNLLTRVSTIQWEEKFVKYPSFIFSQQKISQCTKPTSRLCLHLNKPSQNKFELIRKKLEGIGVFQKDIEESFVKGTGKGGQKVNKTNNCVMIRYDSGEGEKIVIKCHKYRCLQKNRIYARELLYDKITSIRDNLEDAITHEIEKEKRRVLKPTDREKRESINYKKRRSEVKNNRQKSFRYEDDIG